The following proteins are encoded in a genomic region of Zootoca vivipara chromosome W, rZooViv1.1, whole genome shotgun sequence:
- the LOC132591441 gene encoding uncharacterized protein LOC132591441: MGKKSCGKVAAVLKAVKLPAWRSCRHSWHISLATRKSSLPEAELKESLGNVSKLTAQKEECLLNDSSTSFKGFHLPYLHIVARGHATPALLLNSRGAAWNAVVTPTPREEGERETRGGWSAVGRKEANALRGFAERWTNGNESKFATIPNGDLAVSQDPRPIPACTTPKVGVVLAQRRANEAENVQGVTQLLVAVLGLSCDAKGCFATAEGKATCEGCFDQGMEIYTVQGCSVPRNAMGPVCKVLEDSIVDEQGHCSILRHLEEDTGQGRQLGHHQITCSLEEPVNGKRTTSLRCLCVDNRSAGESLVAARDEASDVPVAKQRWLGDSGLQTPGGEVLSCKNFFPGRGLSFINGIKSDSVHANIANIDVFDLPLMKCNLSSVLSLLKDSCNVHSEDAMCSMCSMEGGLLMCVKCNGNEFFILVTGKIISGTAEVQSANISPHHNCAHLWQQGCAHVSEVQKVPGTGTDTQPEMGNLLTCSEVLGCTVCQQAKVTLCEGSRSANVSSQAPMLTQMDSCKPREALRMGGTQMFLSDGHTRMSFTIPLMSTGEELGLVSEWVQAVKPKFACKVFCFQADHGSVCAEGTLQGFFPQKGSKHRLSAPRGLQGCAVAGQDTILGKTLSAIVFVASFLRKFWPCNSTVGCESYLSLCSEEPKVSLRLFEWGVFVMQSEDGPRSRKVFFVGYKLCSTFWKFVRPGNVESRVILSNSIEFCEAQVWIPIHYSPDVLTGLAGSSVDGQAVSGCEPASTPSTGTVVQGRVRDSGSVEGPDPGTVATVIAGNASWMLSAAQNNAQRGGVPKQEPRNTLTPPVPSTGRQVNRDRLFPRQDSGANSTRSSSRYAFPEVIGTQAGFIVTWSDEDANAMLSRSERATKRISTDRYTATSLWTCMDQCEPESFEEVHQLPEEVTRKWYKAMQMGLDSMEARKVFFTVARPEGQRAVHSRVVFRFKTTATGESQYRARFVARDVSKLEELHSESFAPTAPEALGSLLSTAAQESFVFNISDACLNSPLEDMLYTLSPQGFEINKPDDVLKLHIPIYGLKQSTMSLDEVLEGIGFQEKFTNSCLYLAGSSQKQILVFCFVDSIRCIANTEAQVQWFAQELDRYFKLKELGPVRVYLGVRIDRSVDYSFLLRQEGKIEQLVAKFKKADSASIRTPLEICFVEDSQSGEHSGSQSPVVFQSTLRSLLSFSQWSKPVGMFAVKRLSQEDAQPSVHAQNGIKKVLRYLGDTKELCFRQPVMSTAQDTCWSGSNWAKLQGRKSATEIGVKYDDALMERYSKRQSFITLFSAETEYDALSGVCGAIQICQCLVQKVNGECCQPITVWEDNRLCLMLTETGYVITSAKRADIRFRNVYQGVHTGLAKLRSCPSQGSLAVGFTKSLGFRRRNGFCKGLCFA, translated from the coding sequence CAGCTGGCATATCTCGCTGGCAACCCGTAAATCTTCTCTTCCGGAGGCTGAGCTGAAGGAATCGTTGGGAAACGTGAGTAAGCTGACAGCCCAGAAGGAGGagtgtttgcttaatgatagcagcacaagcttcaaaggttttcatttgccctatttgcacatcgttgccagagggcatgccaccccagcactcctgctaaattcccgtggcgcagcatggaatgctgtggtcacgcccactcccagggaagagggagaaagggagacaaGAGGGGGCTGGTCTGCTGTgggcagaaaggaagcaaatgctttgagaggctttgctgaAAGGTGGACAAATGGGAATGAAAGCAAGTTTGCTACGATCCCAAATGGAGACTTGGCAGTCAGCCAGGATCCACGGCCGATCCCTGCATGCACAACCCCAaaggtgggggttgttttggcaCAACGCAGAGCCAATGAGGCTGAAAATGTCCAGGGTGTCACCCAGttgcttgttgctgttttggggcTTTCCTGTGATGCAAAGGGCTGTTTTGCCACGGCTGAAGGCAAGGCTACTTGCGAGGGCTGTTTTGACCAAGGCATGGAAATTTACACTGTGCAAGGCTGCTCAGTTCCCAGGAATGCAATGGGGCCCGTGTGCAAAGTCCTGGAAGATTCCATTGTTGATGAGCAGGGGCATTGTTCCATCCTACGTCATCTTGAAGAAGATACAGGCCAAGGTCGCCAGCTGGGCCACCACCAGATAACGTGTTCTCTGGAGGAGCCTGTGAATGGCAAAAGGACCACCAGTTTGAGATGTTTGTGTGTTGACAATCGGTCAGCAGGTGAGTCACTTGTTGCTGCAAGAGATGAGGCCAGTGATgtgccagttgctaagcaacgctGGCTAGGAGACTCTGGACTCCAGACTCCTGGTGGTGAAGTCCTGAGCTGCAAGAACTTTTTCCCTGGAAGAGGACTAAGTTTTATAAATGGCATTAAGTCTGACTCTGTACATGCTAATATTGCTAATATTGATGTATTTGATTTGccattgatgaaatgtaatttgtcatctgtcttgtctttgttgaaagatagttgcaatgtacattctgaggatgctatgtgctcaatgtgctcaatggagggtggattgttgatgtgtgtgaaatgcaatggGAATGAGTTTTTTATCCTTGTGACAGGTAAAATCATCTCAGGCACGGCTGAGGTTCAGAGTGCCAACATTAGTCCACACCACAATTGCGCCCACTTGTGGCAACAAGGTTGTGCGCACGTAAGTGaagtgcagaaggtaccaggtacaggtACAGATACACAACCAGAGATGGGCAACTTGTTGACATGCTCTGAGGTTCTTGGTTGCACTGTTTGTCAACAAGCCAAAGTTACATTATGTGAAGGTTCCAGGTCTGCCAATGTTTCTAGTCAGGCACCTATGCTGACTCAAATGGATTCCTGCAAACCAAGGGAAGCGCTCCGTATGGGCGGAACCCAAATGTTTCTGTCAGATGGCCACACCAGAATGAGCTTCACCATACCTCTCATGAGTACAGGGGAGGAGTTAGGCTTGGTTAGTGAGTGGGTTCAAGCTGTGAAGCCAAAGTTTGCctgtaaggtgttttgttttcaggcCGATCATGGATCAGTTTGTGCTGAGGGCACACTGCAAGGTTTCTTTCCACAGAAAGGAAGCAAGCACAGATTGTCAGCTCCAAGGGGGCTACAAGGCTGTGCAGTAGCTGGACAGGATACGATTCTTGGAAAGACGTTGTCAGCTATAGTCTTTGTTGCCAGTTTTCTGAGGAAGTTCTGGCCATGCAATTCAACGGTAGGGTGTGAATCCTATTTGTCGCTGTGTAGCGAGGAACCCAAGGTTTCCTTGAGGTTGTTTGAATGGGGAGTCTTTGTGATGCAATCTGAAGACGGTCCCAGGTCCCGAAAGGTATTTTTTGTGGGATACAAACTTTGTTCCACGTTTTGGAAGTTCGTGCGCCCAGGAAATGTTGAGTCACGGGTGATACTCAGCAATAGCATTGAGTTCTGTGAGGCACAGGTGTGGATACCTATCCACTACAGTCCTGATGTGCTTACAGGTTTGGCAGGTTCTAGTGTTGATGGACAGGCTGTGTCTGGTTGTGAACCAGCCAGTACTCCATCCACAGGTACAGTTGTGCAAGGTAGAGTTAGGGACAGTGGTTCAGTTGAGGGACCGGATCCAGGGACTGTTGCGACAGTTATCGCTGGAAACGCGAGCTGGATGCTCAGCGCTGCCCAGAATAATGCACAGCGGGGAGGAGTTCCAAAGCAAGAGCCTAGGAACACTCTCACACCTCCAGTGCCAAGCACTGGTAGACAGGTCAATAGGGACAGGTTGTTCCCGCGCCAAGATTCAGGAGCTAACAGCACGCGCAGTAGTTCGCGCTATGCATTTCCTGAGGTAATTGGTACTCAAGCAGGTTTCATCGTGACGTGGTCAGATGAGGATGCGAATGCTATGTTGAGCAGGTCAGAGAGGGCCACGAAAAGGATATCTACTGACAGATATACAGCCACTAGTCTGTGGACTTGTATGGATCAGTGTGAGCCAGAAAGCTTCGAGGaagttcatcaattgcctgaggaggtGACCAGGAAGTGGTACAAGGCAATGCAGATGGGGTTAGACTCCATGGAAGCACGGAAGGTGTTTTTCACAGTGGCGCGGCCCGAGGGCCAGCGTGCTGTACACAGTCGCGTGGTGTTTAGGTTTAAAACCACGGCAACTGGAGAATCTCAGTATAGGGCTAGGTTTGTAGCCAGAGATGTCTCAAAGCTGGAGGAGTTGCATTCTGAGAGTTTTGCACCCACAGCACCTGAAGCGCTAGGATCTTTGTTATCTacagctgctcaggaaagttttgtttttaacatcagtgatgcttgtctgaattcaccgttggaggatatgctgtacACGCTATCTCCACAAGGGTTTGAGATCAATAAGCCTGATGATGTCTTGAAGTTACATATAcccatttatggtttgaagcagtcaACCATGAGTTTGGATGAAGTTTTGGAAGGTATAGGTTTTCAAGAGAAATTTACTAATAGTTGTCTTTATCTGGCAGGGTCAAGCCAGAAGCAAAttcttgtgttctgttttgtagatAGCATCAGATGCATTGCAAATACAGAGGCACAGGTGCAATGGTTTGCACAGGAGCTTGACAGGTATTTTAAGCTCAAAGAATTAGGTCCCGTGAGGGTTTACCTAGGTGTCAGGATTGACAGGTCTGTGGATTACAGTTtcttgctgaggcaggaaggtaagattgaacagttggttgcaaagttcaagaaggctgatagtgctagtatcagaacacccttagagatttgttttgttgaggATAGTCAGTCCGGGGAACACTCTGGGTCCCAGAGCCCCGTGGTGTTCCAATCAACTCTAAGgagtttgttgagtttttctcagtGGAGTAAACCAGTTGGTATGTTTGCTGTGAAGAGGCTTAGCCAAGAGGATGCACAGCCCAGTGTGCATGCCCAGAATGGCATAAAGAAAGTTCTTAGGTATCTGGGAGATACTAAGGAGTTGTGTTTTAGGCAGCCAGTTATGAGTACAGCACAGGACACGTGCTGGTCTGGCAGCAACTGGGCCAAGTTGCAGGGCAGGAAGTCAGCAACTGAGATAGGTGTGAAGTATGATGATGCTCTGATGGAACGCTATTCCAAGCGTCAAAGTTTTATTACTCTTTTCTCTGCGGAGACTGAGTATGACGCTCTTTCAGGAGTCTGTGGAGCGATTCAGATTTGCCAATGTTTGGTCCAGAAGGTCAACGGGGAGTGTTGCCAACCCATCACGGTTTGGGAGGACAACCGGCTCTGTTTGATGCTTACTGAGACTGGTTACGTTATAACCAGTGCCAAACGCGCTGACATTCGTTTTCGGAACGTTTATCAAGGCGTCCACACAGGATTGGCAAAACTGAGGAGTTGCCCGAGCCAGGGGAGCCTGGCAGTTGGGTTCACCAAATCTTTGGGTTTCCGGAGACGTAATGGattctgcaaaggtttgtgtTTTGCGTAA